TGCAAACAAGCCTTCAACAATTTTGGAGTCAATGTGTAGTTATGCACGTAAAACAACTGTTGTCATTCTGAGCACCAAGAAATCAGAATTCTTCAAGGACATGGACGGTCTTTTATAAAACTACCAATTATTTGTAGATGTTGGTCACAACTCATTGACATTTTCCAGGTTTTGTAATTACTAATCTTTTTTTCCATCAGTGGGAAATAATGGCATAAGTTGCAATGACATGCACCTCTCTATATATGATTGTATGTTATTACAAAGTGGGAGAGATTTCCTTAAAGAATATGTAAAGAAACCAATCAAAAATGGCgtaaatttttcacaaaattaagAAAGGTAAAATTGCCTTGTCCACACTGGGTACACATGGATAGAAcagatttaaaattcattttatcttttttaatgcTAATGTTTAAATTGAGATCTTGTTCTGATTATTTTGTAGGAGTTTTCCCAGAGCCGGACAAGGACCCTGTCATCCAGATCGCAAACATGGTGATCAGACAGGGAGAACGAGATCCGTTCATCCGGAATGTGTTTACGCTGCGTTCCTGTGCTCCAGTCGTGGGCTCACAAGTCATCAGTAACGAAAAGGAGTCAGACCTTCTTAAAGTAACATTGCATGACTATCATATTGACACTGTATAAAGGGTTATTGTTAAAATGCCTTTGACTAGATGTTGTGGTTAAAAAGTGGTGATATTCTCTTTTGAATTGGTcctatttaaaatttgcttcttaatatttattgaaaatgggGTGAAATTGAGatgattgaaaatatacatagaTATTCTATACTGATGGTCATAGCCTTATAAACTtaacatttaaatgatattgaatTCCAGGATAATacatctgtacatgtattaattatattgTAGAAATGGGCGGAGTTTGTCAGAGTGGTGGACCCAGATATTATAACGGGATACAATATACAGAATTTCGATTTCCCGTATGTGATTAACAGAGCCAATCACTTGAAGGTGATGGACTTTACATTTCTTGGACGCCAGAGAGATGTTCGTTCAGTCATCAAGGAGTCCATGTTTCAAAGTAAACAAATGGGAAAGAGAGAGAATAAAGTCATCAACATTGAGGGTCGTGTCCAGTTCGACCTTTTACAGGTAAAGTTAATTCTTTATCTATTTAGTGGATTGGTATTGGTTTGTAGTGAAGTGTAATAGTATAGCAATGCCGGAACACAATAGTGGGGTGCTTTTCAAGCTGTCTATACCCCGAGTGTGGTATCTTAGCTTGGCACTGTCTGAGTTCTTCTTTACCTGGAGTGAATTGTCCTAAGGGTTTGTAGCTTTGCACTGTCTGATCTGTTTACCTGGAGTGAGGTGTGGTAGCTTGGCACTGTCTGATCTGTCTTTACCTGGAGTGAGGTGTGGTAACTTGGCACTGTCTGATCTGTCTTTACCTGGAGTGAGGTGTGGTAGCTTGGCACTGTCTGATCTGTCTTTACCTGGAGTGAGGTGTGGTAGCTTGGCACTGTCTGATTAGTCTTTACCTGGAGTGAGGTGTGGTAGCTTGGCACTGTCTGAGCGCAGGTGTTTACTGACTTACCTGTGTCACTCAGTGTCAAACAATGATTCCTCTAATGCAGCGGTCATTGATGGAACAGCAGACATACTCTcaggtttatacatgtaaactgaGCTAATACTATTTGTACGTACAAGTTGtctatatgtatatattcatgtacaaattaataatCTGATATTATCGCATTGGCAGATTTTGTTGCGGGACTACAAGTTGCGATCCTACACACTGAATGCTGTGTCCTTTCACTTCCTTCAAGAACAAAAGGAGGATGTGCAGCACTCTATTATTACAGACCTACAGGTGAGGAAGGGTGACTTAACCTGATGCAAAAAATGGAAAAAGGCATTGGTTCTCTAGTTATAGATGTTTTATGTTTCAAAGAAATTTGAGGGGATTATGTTGCAGATAATTTCCTATCAGTATATGAACAATAATCTTTGACTTCAGAATGGTAACGATCAGACTCGCCGTCGCCTTGCCGTATACTGTCTTAAGGATGCCATTCTACCGCTGCGCCTGCTAGATAAGCTGATGTGTGTTATTAACTACATGGAGATGGCCAGGGTCACAGGGGTACCTCTTCCCTATCTCCTGTCCAGAGGTCAGCAGGTCAAGGTCGTGTCACAGCTGCTTAGAAAGGTATGAATatgtaatgaatttttaatgcatttcttaaacttgttttaatttattttgtatgttaataacatatctaaattttttattatgaaatacaggaataaaacagttttgatataaataataagATTCAGTACTTTTAAAtaactattttcttttaaacacccTATAAGTAGGATAGTATTACATCCTTTTGTTCTTGTTTATCAGGCCAAAGAGCAGGACCTGGTCTTACCCACCCACAAAGTGGAGACAGGGGACGAGTATGAGGGTGCTACTGTGATAGAGCCAGTCAAGGGGTTTTATGACAGCCCCATAGCCACCCTGGATTTCTCCTCTCTGTACCCCTCCATTATGATGGCCCACAATCTGTGTTACACCACCTTACTGAGTCAACACTCCATACAGAAGGAAGGGTAGGTCAAGAAGACAACTCAAGTTTAATCAATTCCTGAATTAGGCAGATCTTTGTTTTGCTCCTTTGAttgaatactgtaaaccaacctttattcgcgtgcgagatATATTCGCAAGGTTCCCGAGAGCCTTATTATCACGAATATTTCTTGCTATGGACCACTATTAAACATAtagttgtaataaaaaaaaaatgtggttaGGCTTGGTCGCAAAAAAttaccgtaatccggtgaatataatacgcactttTTTCCCAGCATTTTTTACCGTGAGaaaggggtgcgtattatacatccctatAGGATTTGGACATATTTTTTCCCTAGCTGAAGCACGGGGTATCATTCTGCCGTATTACCTACGCTGTTCACAGACAGGACCGATACCCCGCTATACATCGTAACATTCCTTcattatcacatatatattattatttaacccTTAGGAAATTATTGTTatagcatgtaattaaagaaaatgtatacttgaagtctgttaataaataaactgtttcaaaatggcctttaaaaattaatttgaactgcctattctttatctccgtgtacgccgccattacagatgTTATTAATAGCATGCGGACTTGGATGGCCACATGCTATTTGTAACCGATCTTTGAAAACAGCTTACACATCATTTGGctcatttttaaccattttcatGTAATGCTAACTGATtaattgcaaataattatgaaaataaataattctataaCCTATTCCGTTAATTGAAGCCATGAAACAGTTGTGCTCCCCCACCGCTAACGCTTGACACCTTGGGTATCTCTGACACCCCCCTTAGGCTATGTGTACTATACACAACATAACTAtttgtgcatatattttattatgttccagACCTATAATTGATCACTTTGATCATCATCGGaatcatttaagaatttaattaggTCCGTTATCTCCATACCTGTACATCGTCCGTTTTTCACTTCACATGGATTTAATGACTAAACAACTATATAACGCTTTTTAAAAgcagttgattttatttacggtagaatatttaatactaggtcattttaaaacattgattatgaattaaagatattcccgcgatgtattagttacaataaatccgtatctaagaaaatattgtttttcttatttccggTAGCGTATTCCCGCGATGAAGTTGAGCGTGCATACAAAGTGTAACTGCTTTGTTGATACTCAGGATTACcgtttggtcattttttttttatgcgtattatacatcccaacaagctttttttcaccattttcaggCCCAAAGTGGGGGGTGAGTATTGTACACtactgcgtattatattcaccggattacggtacTCGCCAAAAgatagttggtttacagtataaagcttctctgaattttaaatgattgaatttgaactctgaattaatttaaaaatattgagaTCAATCTctttaatagttttgaaatatgCAAAAAATTCTTTCTGTTAGTTTGGAAACTGACATGGAATGGGCACAGATTAGTTTTACTTTCCTTACTTGACTATGAGACTgaatttttgttatgttttgaTTTGGAATAGATTAACTCCTGACCAGTACATAAAGACTCCCTCTGGAAATTATTTCATCAAAACTCAGCACAGAAAGGGTCTGCTTCCAGAAATCCTTGAACATTTGCTCTCTGCCAGGAAAAAGTAAGAAGTTAATACTTTCAGATTAACCATCTTCATTGAATGAGGAATATGTCAGTAGAATAAAATcacttttactttttatgtaGTTCTGAATCAACTAGAGTTCTTTGTCATTTTGTGTAGGGCAAAAGCTGATTTGAAGAAGGAAACAGATCCATTCAAGAAGAAGGTGTTGGATGGCAGACAGCTTGCTCTGAAGATCAGTGCTAACTCTGTGTACGGCTTCACAGGGGCTCAAGTCGGCAAACTGCCTTGTCTTGAAATATCTCAGGTAAATGGTTAAATCTTGTTTTAGAGATTGATGATAATATTTACTGTTTATACTTCAATATTATCAGATAAATGGagaataataaattaaattctagTACATGTTTATAGAGTACAGTTTCatgaaaattgtgaaattaaaaaaattatatgagtAAGAGTTATATCAGTGAggcatataaatacatatacagtcAAAATTCGTTTCTCgaattacatgtagattggactgtttaaaaactttgagatatcagAATATTTGAGATAtggagggtaaaatactttaagaaATAAGTGGTTTGGATGACATATCCATGGTATtagagatatcagtgttcgagatattgaagttcaactgtaAATTATATTGGAATATTACAGAGTGTAACGGCCTTTGGTAGGATGATGATAGAACAGACCAAAACGTATGTAGAGGAGCATTACACCATAGCTAATGGGTATCAGCATGATGCAAAGGTAGGCTTCAATTCTGTGTCTTTTTTTATCCAAGTGGAAACATCCTGTTTGAATTTTCCACTGTATGTATCTAATTGTGCAGGTGATCTATGGGGACACTGATTCTGTCATGTGTAAGTTTGGTGTAGGGACTGTAGCTGAGGCTATGAAGCTCGGACAGGAGGCTGCTGATCTCATCTCAGAAAAGTTCATCAAACCTATCAAGTTAGAGTTTGAGAAGGTAAATTTATGTAAAGACTTCATTGGTTTGAGACTTGATTGGTTACCACAAAATGTTATAATAGATATGTGGGTTGTGTTATGAACTTGGACAGTCTTATTTATTTGCCATTTCATAATGTTGGCTAAAAGGAGGATTTTTTTCTCActgtttttttgtatattttggtTCTTCAGCTCTTTGGGGAAGAGTTTGCATGCATATTTATTCTTTACGCTCTTTCTGAATGGTAGGAACAGCACTTTCACGgaatgaaatttataattaacCTCTGATTGACAGGTGTATTTTCCGTACTTGTTGATCAACAAGAAAAGGTATGCGGGGTTATACTGGACCAATCCCGAGAAACACGACAAGATGGATTGTAAGGGGATAGAGACAGTCCGTCGAGATAACAGCCCCCTGGTGGCAAATCTGATCAACACCTGTCTACAGCTCATCCTCATCAACAGGTTTTAAGACTCTCTTGTTTGGAATTTTTTCTGTTTGATATATACAAAGAATAATACTGAAAATAGATGTTTAAAACACCAACTGAATTTTTGGGATTTGGTCAAGTGTTAGAAATTCCCAAATTAGGATTTCTAGACATTGATAatggaaaatgaaatttaagaattttgaaataattttctgatcatgcccctttaaatgtgTATGGGCTATATATTCTAGTTTTACCTACAATTAATGAACATCATTACTTACACTATATTATTGCTATGCGTTTATACAGGGACCCGCAGGGAGCAGTGGAGTATGCCAAGCAGGCTATATCGGATCTACTGTGTAACAGGATAGACATCTCTCAGCTGGTCATTACCAAGGAACTCACAAAGACTGGCGATGAGTACGCTGGCAAACAGGCTCACGTGGAACTCGCTCACAGGTCTGCTCAGATTAGTCCAAACAAAAAATAGTCCTTAGTTTCTCCAgccaatgatttaaaaaatctaataatttGAAAAGGGAAACAACTCGGTCTTTCATTTGTAAcagaaaatttgaagaaaaaaatgagttGTTTCTCTTTTCAATGTGACCAAGAGGTCAGCATTTGAAATAATTGGACTGTGGCTGAGAAACTgaagaacattattttgttgTTATGTTAGTCTTGACTAATTTAAAGATTCTTACTTGAATTTTTGCTGTTATTCACTGTTTTATGTGTTCCATTTCATGTTATGCATTCACATGTAAATGTgttcattttacttttatatgaaTTCCTTAGAAAACTGTTTATGATACATTAGCAGGTTGACACAGTTACATCTGTTAAGATTACCTTATGATGACTGTAAGATACATGGTAAGATAATCTCCTTTATCATGTTAATAGAATGAAGAAGCGAGACCCTGGTAGTGCTCCCCAGTTAGGTGACAGAGTTCCGTACGTCATTATAGCTGGGACCAAGGGCTCTGCTGCCTACATGAACTCTGAGGACCCTATCTACGTGTTGGAGAACAACATTGCCATTGACACACAATACTATCTGGAGAACCAGCTGTCCAAACCACTGCTCAGGATCTTTGAACCGATTCTGGGGGAGAAGAAGGCAGAGTCTGAACTTCTCAGTAAGTCAGGGGTGCATGAAGAAAATCTATGAATAGAAAATAGTTGTTCTAAAAAGGAATGATTGGATGAGTTGTTGTAGAGGAGGGGGTAGAATTGAAGCTTTAAGAGGCTGTCCAAGCAAAATTCAGGCAGGGCTTTGCACATGCTATGTCTtggatttcaataaatttttgtgtatcacttcattttaacatgattgtaatacatgtgaaagaaaaagTTCATTGTATGCCTAACTTGGCAGAAAAAtgtctatttttgaatttggaACATGtttagtgcaaaaaggtcacagatgttgtaaaaatattgtgaaGTTTGATCAGTTGTAAAACTACTTAATTCtattaaacctttttaaaaattatattatttagtttaaacaCACTGAACTCTTTAATTTAGACtgcttttaaagtataaatatatttcaaacaaaaagatatgccttatcaaagttgatgcatattttgtaaacaaaaattcgggtcttttaatgttaatttgaaatttcaataaaatccaatacattttcatgaaaGGAAAAAATGAGGCATCTTTATAAacctgaaaaatgaaattttgagaaacaaaaaaaaattcagtggGAACAGCATCGGTCTCATAGAAGCAGTTGCACAAAATTACtcatttttaacattgaaaatgaagttTTTCCATGCATAACGTGTCATTATTATTGTTAAAAGACAGTGAATGACAGAGTTAATGTCACAAATATTGACTATAATTTAATACATgcttatatctttataatagGAAATGCTTTATGACGAAAGAAATAATGATCACTCAtcaaaaaccaacatttttcataattttaagtgcaaaaaggtcattttgacaaaaatgttgaaaactgAGTTTAAGTCTGCTAAAACTATTCACAACTGAAGAAAATTGGCTGAACATTTCACTATTTGGATGATCTAATATACATTCAAAGGATTTTCAGTATTTCATTAAGTACATAAATTTGAGAAGAAGGATTCAAAATGTGTTAATCACTGATTAAGGAATAATAATTAATGCAGAGTAAAactaaatgtatttttcaaattcaattgtatttgtgtgttttcaataagtattaACTAAAACTTCTTAAACTGGTAATAAACTTGGTGGGATAATAATATTGAAGCGGTATAATTAGCTTAAAtaaagaaggtttttttttatcaaattgtgtGAAAAGGTCAAATCCAATTTATCATTGGTACTACTGAACTTGaggggtttttgttgttttttttttaaacaaaacaattataacaCAATTCCATAATgtacaaatacacataaatatatcaaatcattTCTTCTTAGTAGTAacatttgaatttgtaattatcTCTATATTAGTGCCATTAGCAACTTGTTCAATCCAAAGTTTCAAAATGAATGCATACAACTGTTTTGGAATGAGAACTAAGAAATGTGACCTACTTTCAGTCAGgtagtttttggaaattctAGGCAGGTGTAACTTTTGggtaaaaattaacataaacagaCTGgtatacaaaaattatttagtcAGACTAAGTCCACAATGAATCTAGCAGAAACGTCAgacatcaccccccccccccccccccccatttttggATCCCCCATACTAATCCATTTTATAATCCATGTATGTTGAGCAGCTAAAATATACATGGGACAGTATGCTttaaaacacccccccccctcttgaaatccTATTCCCAAATCAAATCCATGGTCATATAAGAATCAGTGTGCCTCTTTTAAACtgtattttcctctttttaaaaatgtatctcTAAATTACTCAGCTGACTAACTTTCAAGCATGTTgtacatatttgaataaataagcaGTGCTTAAGAGTGAAAGAAtacatttcatttacatgtaacaatgctaCGTTTGGACAATTTACTTGGacagtgttattttataatattggtAATGTTAAGTGATGTCAgtgtcagtacatgtatttgcatgttAACAGTGGATACTGTTGTACTAactaatatatttaattatatttagttatttactCAAGATATTGAAATCTCTTAACATACATATTAACTAGGCTAGTATAAGTTACTTTCATAGTATGACAAACAACCATAATAGATGAAGATATCAAACtaataataacattaaaattaattatgacAAACAACCATAATAGATGAAGATATCAAACtaataataacattaaaattaatttagttatcTAAGAAAGTGTGCAGTAGCAATTTGGAATATAAACAGAGAATAAACTCATGCAAgataacaatttaacaatttattgagCATTAAAATGCTAAATGATAACATGTTCATACAGTGCATGATGCATGAAGACAAGTTCATtcaacttctctctctctctctctctctctctctctctctctctctctctctctctctctctcttgtttgCATCTTTTAttcattgaagaaaaatgtGCAGTGTGCAGATGATTAAATTGAGAAAAACAAATTCCAAGTGATATCTTCTGGATATTCAACCACTCCTTAGAAAACATtggttaatttaaatgaatgtggCAATTTATATAATGACTTGCAAATCTAGTTAGTTTCTCTGCCATCTAAATATATCCTTTCAAATTACTGCTTCACATAATCCCTGAACCCCCTTCTTGATCTTCTTTCTTATTCAGCACACTTTCACTGTTTCATATGCAGGAATATCATTTTTACCCATGATATTAGATGCTGTAAAAGTCATCCAGATCCACCATGCCAAGCAacttgatgggttttttttctttcagcaatcttgtaggttttttttcttctatgttTTATCCAAGTTTAAATATAGAAGGACAGTACTTTCCAGAAGAATAATTCATTTGCActtctcttaaaaaaaaaataaatagagaaacacataataaaacaaattcgtGTACCTTCAAGTGTTAAGatcttaaaattgataataaatattgtGGAACACATACAGAGATTCCATTTCATATTCTGATTAtcattaataaaactaatatcatactgttgtgtgaaattgtttatttacatttcttgtcaCATGTCAGATATGTATTCCTACCGATTGCCAAGTCAATAGCtgctgtgttaaataatattgctgtgctaacaaaaaaaaacccaccccaTATTTTCTgctgtgtatgttataaaaactcatcatttcataacattttttttcttcaattttttaaaaaagcaacatttttcAATTACGAAAATTAAAGAGATGAAGATTGAAGACTAAATTGACCTATCAAACAGCTCTCAAAGGAAAAAAAGAGTATTCCAAATCTCAACACAATCCTATCTAAAATTTTTGTAGGATATTTTCCCAATATTACCCACATGAAgccacaggcacttgtttctgagaaaaaaatttaccctataATATaaggtcattttttttcttgttgaaatTTGTCTGGTAACAGTAATTCATCtcagtttcaataaaatgttcgGGATGCTTACTATTATTGGCGACCTGATTTAACTTCCAATGGTATTTGAGATCAAGACAACATCACCAAAACACCGAAAAACAATCAACTCTGGCAGCATGCTGTGCACAGACGTTAGTGGCGgccatctttgtttacattggttttgaaaatatacccgcactgaatattttttaaaaatatatttcagcgttaaaaaaaattatgtctatCATAAacaattaagctgattttatatgaattatttatagttgacaatttattgcttttatttttttcttaagtttttAAGCCTCCAAATATTCATTTGGCAAGGGAGGTAActgaaattatcaaacattaccaaaatataacttgtctacaatttttcaacgcaaGCTTTTCCcactcattttattttatcaataaaaagtcaaaatatttttctcatttataaaAACTACAAACCCTCACCAATAACAATGTATTGGATTTTAAAGCTCACAGTTTGGTACATGGtttcaatgatttatataagagaatgaaatatatatatcttcCCATCCGAATAAccacttaaattattttttcaagcaAATCATCATTATTGTGGGTTAAAAGAGAATACAAAGAAACTATTTCAGagggaaaacaaaaaattcGTGATAATCGATGTGCGATGTTTTCTTATATATTCGCCTGATGTTTGCTTGGACAGCCTCTTAATGTTTACCTGGAAAACTTCCTAATAGGTTATTTACACCAGATATAGTGGAGAAAGTATTTGCAGTAATAACTATCtgcatattttatcattttccagGAAGTATACACatattgattaaattaatttctacatgtattgttttcaaCTTAAATTTGAATCGTTACCAACATTGTGAAATATCCACATTGAGAGTGGATTCTAATCGACATTACATTCAAGAGAGAGAAACAGTAGTTTAAAATGCTTTATGTTTGTATAATGATGCAATTCTTCAATTATAGGGGGAGACCACACTAGAACTAAGACCAAAGTGGCCTCCAAAGTTGGAGGACTAATGGCGTTTGCCAAGAAGAAGGCGACATGCATAGGATGTCGCACTGTGCTGCAGGAGGATGGTAGGACTTAGGATTATTATCTTCTGAGGAAGATTGAAGGATTGTTATTTTAATACTATTCAGTCATCAATTCCCTCTCCcaccaataaaaatatattcattgttGTCTTTTTTGATAGCATCAGAAAAGATTTTCACAATGTAGCTCTTAAAagttctttataatttttgatatcagagtttacatatttaaattcattattgGAAATAGTAAAGTTGTCCAACTATTGGACATGAATTTCCATGGTTTTCCTCATCAGCtggtaaattgtttatttgttgttgTGAAAACTGTAAGAGTCACTTTATACGATGTTGGTTAATTGTGGTTGTAGGTATAGCTGTgtgtaaatactgtaaaccaaaggAGTCGGAGATCTATCAGAAAGAGATCTCTCACCTCAACATCCTGGAGGAGAAGTTCTCACGGCTGTGGACCCAGTGTCAGAGGTGTCAGGGGAGCCTACACGAGGACGTCCTGTGTACTAGGTAGGTTAGAGATAAAAATGTCTTGTTTATGGTACAAGATAGGCCAGTCTTTGCATGTAATACTAATGCTAGTTGCTGAGGCACAACAACATAATGGTGAATGCTGTTGCATTGATCAATTATACTGGCATTTTGAAAAAGGGGGATAACTAATTTTTAGTTACTTAAAAATTTTTTATAGTTGTTCCCCTTTTCAAAGTGTGCTTTAAATCTgtgtataaaatattattatttttttatctaagaaactaataatatttttttggccCAAACCACAGTTAATAAGCATGAAGCTCTTAACTTTgtacatatcaatttttaatgtaaccttttttttatttcaaaataacaacCCTTTTCCTTCATTAGCAAAActgaaaattatagaattcCATGTTTAAATAGTCataacttatttatttttctggTTTCAGCCGAGATTGTCCGATCTTCTACATGAGAAAGAAGGTACAGAAGGACCTAGCTGACCAGGACAAGTTACTGCACAGGTTTGGGAGCCCCACCTGGTGATATCCACCCCCAGGGTACAG
This genomic window from Magallana gigas chromosome 5, xbMagGiga1.1, whole genome shotgun sequence contains:
- the LOC105322395 gene encoding DNA polymerase delta catalytic subunit, with translation MKKGGPPNKKPRFNDEDEPSHFEDELALLDEIEMEMQDNFDEHDGTAGDIPEDVNAPTKWCRPPLPNMKADKDKLIFQQIDVDHYIGRHLPGMPGATQGPVPVIRMYGVTLNGNSVLAHIHGFAPYFFVPAQQGFKREHCEQFRKHLDSVVRGDLRSNREEIQTAVLAVDFVMKESIYGYHGNKKIPFLKITVAIPRLIAPAKRLLEQGFTCPGYSSNGFQAYESNIDFEVRFMVDTDVVGCSWIEIPAGKYRIRTKDDPKFPVKSRCQMEVDVSWEDFISHVPEGEWSAMAPFRILSYDIECAGRKGVFPEPDKDPVIQIANMVIRQGERDPFIRNVFTLRSCAPVVGSQVISNEKESDLLKKWAEFVRVVDPDIITGYNIQNFDFPYVINRANHLKVMDFTFLGRQRDVRSVIKESMFQSKQMGKRENKVINIEGRVQFDLLQILLRDYKLRSYTLNAVSFHFLQEQKEDVQHSIITDLQNGNDQTRRRLAVYCLKDAILPLRLLDKLMCVINYMEMARVTGVPLPYLLSRGQQVKVVSQLLRKAKEQDLVLPTHKVETGDEYEGATVIEPVKGFYDSPIATLDFSSLYPSIMMAHNLCYTTLLSQHSIQKEGLTPDQYIKTPSGNYFIKTQHRKGLLPEILEHLLSARKKAKADLKKETDPFKKKVLDGRQLALKISANSVYGFTGAQVGKLPCLEISQSVTAFGRMMIEQTKTYVEEHYTIANGYQHDAKVIYGDTDSVMCKFGVGTVAEAMKLGQEAADLISEKFIKPIKLEFEKVYFPYLLINKKRYAGLYWTNPEKHDKMDCKGIETVRRDNSPLVANLINTCLQLILINRDPQGAVEYAKQAISDLLCNRIDISQLVITKELTKTGDEYAGKQAHVELAHRMKKRDPGSAPQLGDRVPYVIIAGTKGSAAYMNSEDPIYVLENNIAIDTQYYLENQLSKPLLRIFEPILGEKKAESELLRGDHTRTKTKVASKVGGLMAFAKKKATCIGCRTVLQEDGIAVCKYCKPKESEIYQKEISHLNILEEKFSRLWTQCQRCQGSLHEDVLCTSRDCPIFYMRKKVQKDLADQDKLLHRFGSPTW